From the genome of Abyssicoccus albus, one region includes:
- a CDS encoding DUF1292 domain-containing protein, which yields MTNEQHFEEELLTLYDEEGNEVLYRKMLEFHSDQFDKDYIILAEEGTQEEEELELIPMINIPDEDGEGGKLLPVETDEEWDMIEEVVGAQMDLGEEDFEA from the coding sequence ATGACGAATGAACAACATTTCGAAGAAGAGTTATTAACATTATATGATGAAGAAGGAAATGAAGTATTATACCGTAAAATGTTAGAGTTCCATAGTGATCAATTTGATAAAGATTACATCATTTTAGCAGAAGAAGGCACTCAAGAAGAAGAAGAGTTAGAATTGATTCCAATGATTAATATTCCTGATGAAGATGGTGAAGGTGGTAAGCTTTTACCGGTAGAGACGGATGAAGAATGGGATATGATTGAAGAAGTCGTAGGTGCTCAAATGGACTTAGGTGAAGAAGACTTCGAAGCTTAA
- the mltG gene encoding endolytic transglycosylase MltG: MNNNFNEVEKARSFSSILSLIIIGVLSIVLILLALWMFFYVKSGLSPADKGNTKTKEIEIAQGASSTQISEQLEKEGIINNATIFKLFLKFNNYNDYKSGQYDLSPSMTLDDIAKSMEEGEVYKPVLFQIAIPEGYTIEQIAKKVADKTNITEKDFINKTKDKAFIKSLQKEYKGMISDDVFGKSVKFPLEGYLFPATYDFTEEKPSAETIIKKMIEATYNNSYAKYKSLNNQMTYTFEGESKKMSFHDLLTLSSMVEREATSLADRAKIASVFYNRMEIAPTSMPLQTDPTVLYALGEHKSRTMYEDLEVDSPYNTYKNKGLTPGPIAAPGIQSIDSVIEPATTDYLYFLADKEGKNHFATTLDEHNENKAKYITNE, encoded by the coding sequence ATGAACAATAACTTTAACGAAGTAGAAAAAGCACGTAGTTTTTCTAGTATATTATCATTAATCATTATTGGTGTGCTTTCGATTGTCTTAATATTGTTAGCGTTGTGGATGTTCTTTTATGTGAAAAGTGGATTAAGCCCTGCAGATAAAGGAAATACTAAAACAAAGGAAATTGAAATTGCTCAAGGAGCTTCATCAACACAAATATCAGAGCAACTTGAAAAAGAAGGCATTATTAATAATGCAACGATATTTAAACTATTTTTGAAATTTAATAACTATAATGATTACAAGTCAGGTCAATATGACTTATCTCCGTCGATGACGTTAGATGATATAGCAAAAAGTATGGAAGAAGGCGAAGTGTATAAGCCAGTATTATTCCAAATTGCAATTCCAGAAGGTTACACAATCGAACAGATTGCAAAGAAAGTTGCGGATAAAACAAATATTACTGAAAAAGATTTTATCAATAAGACGAAAGATAAAGCGTTTATCAAATCATTACAAAAAGAGTATAAAGGTATGATTAGTGATGATGTCTTTGGTAAGTCGGTAAAATTCCCACTTGAAGGGTATCTATTCCCAGCAACGTATGATTTTACAGAAGAGAAGCCGAGTGCTGAAACAATCATCAAAAAAATGATTGAAGCAACTTATAATAACAGTTATGCAAAGTATAAATCTTTAAATAACCAAATGACATATACTTTTGAAGGAGAGTCTAAGAAGATGTCCTTCCATGATTTATTAACTTTATCATCAATGGTTGAGCGTGAAGCGACAAGTCTAGCTGATCGTGCGAAAATTGCTTCAGTATTTTATAATCGTATGGAAATTGCACCAACTTCGATGCCACTTCAGACGGACCCAACGGTGTTATACGCATTAGGTGAACATAAAAGTCGTACGATGTATGAAGATCTAGAAGTAGATTCACCATATAATACTTATAAAAACAAAGGATTAACTCCAGGACCGATTGCGGCACCTGGTATTCAATCAATCGATAGTGTTATTGAACCGGCAACCACTGATTATCTTTACTTCTTAGCGGATAAAGAAGGTAAAAACCATTTTGCAACAACGCTTGATGAGCATAATGAAAATAAAGCGAAGTATATTACGAATGAATAA
- the alaS gene encoding alanine--tRNA ligase translates to MKNLTGNEIRQMFLDFFKSKGHQIEPSAPLVPIDDDTLLWINSGVATLKKYFDGRVIPDNPKITNAQKSIRTNDVENVGFTARHHTFFEMLGNFSIGDYFKKEAIEFAYEFLTSPEWLDLDEDKIYVTIHPEDEEAYALWHDMIGLDDGRIIRIEGNFWDIGVGPSGPNTEIFYDRGEAYGQNDPANEMYPGGENERYLEIWNLVFSEFNHNEDNTYTPLPKQNIDTGMGLERITSVIQNTETNYETDLIYPIIEKVEFMTDIRYTQDEYKPHFKIISDHVRTVTFAIGDGALPSSEGRGYILRRLIRRAVRFGTKLNFDEPFMYKLVPIVIDVMREFYPEVEQKAQLIQDVLKSEEARFFETIEEGEKLLLQLIEEAKSNQHELKGRDVFKLYDTFGFPVELTREYAEEHQLTVDEEGFKQEMQAQQQRAREARNVSSSMQVQNDVFNEIEVDSEFVGYESTSIQSTVSVIVKDGSIVDALNEGDIGQVILKQTPFYAESGGQVADRGMISSNECEVNVTQVSKAPKGQHLHQVEVKSGTLKTEAEVNAQIDTKKRTSIMKNHTATHLLHQVLKDVLGDHVNQAGSLVDADKLRFDFSHFGKIDEETLSQIEEKVNEKIFEALNVDIQSMPIDEAKKLGAMALFGEKYGDIVRVVNIEPYSIELCGGTHVTNTSQVGLFKITSESGTGAGVRRIEAITGHVAYDYLNDYFDKFKSIKSTINVKADDDVISKAKSMAEEIKVQEKEIAQLKKEIAKSQSSNIAQEIEDINGVKVLVTTVEADNPKVLREIADDYKSQLKSYVIYLMSHHDDKVSMICNVSDDVTDRIQAGQVVKESAPLVDGRGGGRKDSAQGGGTNIDNISNTLQFVKDMIKSNV, encoded by the coding sequence ATGAAAAATTTAACAGGTAATGAAATAAGACAAATGTTTTTGGATTTCTTTAAATCAAAAGGGCATCAAATAGAACCGAGTGCACCACTTGTGCCAATCGATGATGATACGCTGTTATGGATTAACTCGGGTGTCGCAACGTTAAAGAAATATTTCGATGGCCGTGTCATTCCAGATAACCCAAAAATCACCAACGCTCAAAAGTCAATTCGTACCAATGATGTTGAAAATGTAGGGTTTACAGCGCGACATCATACATTTTTTGAGATGCTTGGGAATTTTAGTATTGGTGATTATTTCAAGAAAGAAGCGATTGAGTTTGCGTATGAATTTTTGACAAGTCCAGAGTGGTTAGACTTAGACGAGGATAAAATTTACGTCACTATTCATCCAGAAGATGAAGAAGCTTATGCGTTGTGGCACGATATGATTGGATTAGATGATGGTCGAATTATTAGAATAGAAGGAAACTTCTGGGATATTGGAGTTGGTCCAAGTGGTCCAAATACAGAAATTTTTTATGATCGTGGTGAGGCATATGGTCAAAACGATCCAGCCAATGAAATGTATCCTGGTGGAGAGAACGAACGTTATTTAGAAATATGGAATCTTGTATTTAGTGAGTTCAATCATAATGAAGATAATACGTATACGCCATTACCAAAGCAAAACATTGATACCGGGATGGGTCTTGAACGTATTACTTCTGTCATCCAAAATACAGAAACTAATTATGAAACTGATCTCATATATCCGATTATTGAAAAAGTAGAATTTATGACGGATATTCGCTATACACAAGATGAATACAAGCCTCACTTTAAAATAATTAGTGATCATGTCAGAACGGTAACCTTTGCAATTGGAGATGGTGCGCTACCATCAAGTGAAGGTAGAGGATACATTTTGCGCCGTTTAATCCGTCGTGCTGTAAGGTTTGGGACGAAATTAAACTTTGATGAGCCATTTATGTATAAACTTGTTCCAATCGTCATTGATGTGATGCGTGAATTTTATCCAGAAGTGGAACAAAAAGCACAGTTGATTCAAGATGTGCTGAAATCTGAGGAAGCTAGATTTTTCGAAACGATTGAAGAGGGTGAAAAATTACTCTTACAATTAATTGAAGAAGCGAAATCGAATCAACATGAACTGAAAGGAAGAGATGTGTTCAAATTATATGACACATTCGGTTTCCCAGTGGAGTTGACGAGAGAATACGCTGAAGAACATCAATTGACAGTTGATGAAGAAGGCTTTAAACAAGAAATGCAAGCACAACAACAACGTGCTAGAGAAGCAAGGAATGTCTCAAGTAGTATGCAAGTTCAAAATGATGTCTTCAATGAGATTGAAGTAGATTCTGAATTTGTAGGGTATGAATCAACATCTATACAATCCACCGTATCGGTGATCGTTAAAGATGGTTCAATTGTTGATGCTTTAAATGAAGGTGACATTGGGCAAGTGATTCTCAAACAAACACCGTTCTATGCAGAAAGTGGTGGACAAGTTGCTGATCGTGGAATGATTTCTTCTAATGAGTGTGAAGTGAATGTCACTCAAGTGTCTAAAGCACCAAAAGGTCAGCATCTTCATCAAGTTGAAGTAAAATCAGGAACGTTAAAAACTGAAGCCGAAGTGAATGCACAGATTGACACAAAAAAGAGAACTTCAATTATGAAAAATCATACGGCAACGCATCTTTTACATCAAGTGCTTAAAGATGTTTTAGGTGATCATGTTAATCAGGCTGGTTCATTAGTAGATGCTGATAAATTACGCTTTGATTTTAGTCATTTCGGTAAGATTGATGAAGAGACATTGAGTCAAATCGAAGAGAAAGTCAATGAAAAGATATTTGAAGCATTAAATGTCGACATTCAATCCATGCCAATAGATGAAGCAAAAAAATTAGGTGCTATGGCATTATTTGGAGAGAAATATGGTGATATCGTTCGTGTCGTAAATATAGAGCCATACTCAATTGAACTTTGTGGTGGTACACACGTAACAAACACGAGTCAAGTTGGGTTATTCAAGATTACTTCTGAGTCAGGGACAGGTGCTGGTGTAAGAAGGATTGAAGCGATTACCGGGCATGTTGCATACGACTATTTGAATGATTACTTCGATAAGTTCAAATCTATTAAATCGACTATCAATGTTAAAGCAGATGATGATGTCATCTCTAAAGCGAAAAGTATGGCTGAAGAGATCAAAGTACAAGAAAAAGAAATTGCACAATTGAAAAAAGAAATCGCTAAAAGTCAGTCTTCAAATATTGCACAAGAAATAGAAGATATAAATGGTGTAAAAGTTTTAGTGACAACCGTTGAAGCAGATAATCCAAAAGTGTTACGTGAAATAGCAGATGATTATAAATCACAACTTAAATCGTATGTCATTTATTTGATGAGTCATCACGATGATAAAGTCTCGATGATTTGTAACGTATCTGATGATGTGACAGACCGTATTCAAGCTGGCCAAGTTGTTAAGGAAAGTGCTCCTTTAGTTGATGGCCGTGGTGGAGGTCGTAAAGATAGCGCACAAGGTGGAGGAACAAATATAGACAATATCTCAAACACATTACAGTTTGTTAAAGATATGATTAAAAGCAATGTTTAA
- a CDS encoding peptidase U32 family protein, giving the protein MNELLVTPKSVEHALHLFKIGADAVLVGEDQFSLRLPTSMSIDEIKEVVANKADKKVYVNMNAVFHNEHLQSVETYMKSLMEVDIDGIYFGDPSIVMYNKELVHPFELIWNAETIATNSFQCDYWFDRGAVRSYLARELNEDEMIEIKQLTKAQVEIQVHGATCMFHSKRPLLGHYYLYQEKAMKIENRDQPDSMLLYDEERGNKYPIYEDVQGTHIFSPNDMMLLEELEVFLEANIDVFRIDGILRNEDYINEVTKNYRKAIDLYHEDRDAFHDELFDLAMNIEEIQPTYRPLDTGFMFKQTVY; this is encoded by the coding sequence ATGAATGAATTATTAGTAACGCCGAAATCTGTTGAACATGCACTACATTTATTTAAGATCGGCGCAGATGCAGTACTCGTTGGTGAAGATCAATTTTCATTAAGGTTACCGACTTCGATGTCGATAGATGAAATTAAAGAGGTCGTAGCGAATAAAGCAGATAAAAAGGTTTATGTAAATATGAATGCTGTATTTCATAATGAACATTTACAATCTGTTGAAACATATATGAAATCACTGATGGAAGTAGATATAGATGGTATATATTTTGGAGATCCTTCAATTGTTATGTACAATAAGGAGCTCGTACACCCATTCGAATTAATATGGAATGCAGAAACAATTGCAACGAATAGCTTCCAATGTGATTATTGGTTTGATCGAGGTGCGGTGAGAAGTTATTTAGCACGTGAACTGAATGAAGATGAAATGATTGAAATTAAACAATTAACGAAAGCACAAGTTGAAATACAAGTGCATGGTGCGACATGTATGTTTCATTCAAAACGACCATTATTAGGTCATTACTATTTGTACCAAGAGAAAGCGATGAAAATTGAAAATAGAGATCAACCTGATAGTATGTTGTTGTATGATGAGGAACGTGGCAATAAATATCCGATTTATGAAGATGTCCAAGGAACACATATCTTCTCTCCGAACGATATGATGTTGCTTGAAGAGTTAGAAGTATTTTTAGAGGCAAATATCGATGTATTTAGAATAGATGGTATTTTACGAAATGAAGATTATATCAATGAAGTAACCAAAAATTATCGCAAAGCAATTGATTTATATCATGAAGATAGAGATGCTTTTCATGATGAGCTGTTTGATTTAGCAATGAATATTGAAGAAATTCAACCAACTTATCGTCCTTTAGATACAGGATTTATGTTTAAGCAAACGGTTTATTAG
- the ruvX gene encoding Holliday junction resolvase RuvX, with protein sequence MTNRVLGIDYGLRRVGIAVSDLLGWTAQGLETIEVNVNKEDYGIDRLKEIVFEYDIQHIVLGMPKNMNNSVGFRGEETMEYYNILQNELPYVKITLWDERLSTMGASRALLEADVSRKKRKNVIDKMAAVFILQGYLDSQQ encoded by the coding sequence ATGACAAATAGGGTACTTGGAATAGATTACGGCTTAAGACGTGTTGGTATTGCAGTGAGTGATTTATTAGGTTGGACTGCACAAGGTCTTGAAACGATTGAAGTTAACGTAAATAAAGAAGATTATGGCATTGATCGTTTGAAAGAAATTGTATTTGAGTATGACATTCAACATATCGTTCTAGGGATGCCGAAAAATATGAATAACTCTGTCGGGTTTCGAGGTGAAGAGACGATGGAGTATTATAATATATTACAAAACGAATTACCCTATGTTAAAATTACTTTATGGGATGAACGCTTAAGTACGATGGGTGCTTCTAGAGCATTGTTAGAAGCGGATGTCTCACGTAAAAAAAGGAAAAATGTTATCGATAAAATGGCCGCAGTATTTATACTACAAGGTTATCTTGATAGCCAACAATGA
- a CDS encoding IreB family regulatory phosphoprotein: MSNKDLTKRFDPIEKKEDVKSVLINVYNTLNERGYSPIDQIVGYLQSGDPAYIPRHNDARNQIRLLDRDDIMEELVNNYISNNIGTNDK, encoded by the coding sequence ATGAGCAACAAAGATTTAACGAAACGATTTGACCCTATTGAAAAAAAAGAAGATGTCAAAAGTGTATTAATTAATGTGTATAACACATTAAACGAACGTGGATACTCTCCAATAGACCAAATTGTCGGATATCTACAAAGTGGTGACCCTGCATATATTCCTAGACATAATGATGCGAGAAACCAAATCCGTTTATTAGATCGTGATGATATCATGGAAGAACTTGTAAATAATTACATTTCAAACAATATTGGTACAAATGACAAATAG
- a CDS encoding O-methyltransferase — protein MINRSLDHNYLERMHLDNIPYKDLRNDALDQYVPIIEDDALMLIRQLIQVTKPTTVLELGAAVGYSALSFIYGNPSLALYTIERDKVRIQQCKDNLNQYDQLNQVSLIEGDIFECYDEVKRLSLDLLFIDASKTNIQKMFDLYAPLVKSGGMIITDNVLFQGYVMSEDEQVPKKHLKVARNIRAYNEYVHTLQGYQSSIYSIGDGLMVTIKE, from the coding sequence TTGATTAATCGATCATTAGATCATAATTATTTAGAACGCATGCATTTGGACAATATTCCTTACAAAGATTTACGAAATGATGCATTAGATCAATATGTCCCAATTATTGAAGATGATGCATTGATGTTAATTAGACAACTCATTCAAGTGACGAAACCGACAACAGTATTAGAGCTTGGAGCTGCAGTCGGTTACAGTGCATTAAGTTTTATTTACGGTAACCCATCGTTAGCGTTATATACAATTGAAAGAGATAAAGTACGAATTCAACAGTGTAAAGATAATTTAAATCAATATGACCAATTGAACCAAGTGAGCTTGATAGAAGGTGACATTTTTGAGTGCTACGATGAAGTGAAACGTTTATCATTAGATTTACTTTTTATCGACGCAAGTAAAACGAATATTCAAAAGATGTTCGACTTATATGCACCACTTGTCAAATCTGGTGGGATGATTATAACGGATAATGTGTTGTTCCAAGGTTATGTGATGAGTGAAGATGAACAAGTTCCGAAGAAACATCTTAAAGTTGCACGAAATATTAGAGCGTATAATGAGTATGTCCATACATTACAAGGTTACCAATCATCGATATATTCAATCGGTGATGGATTGATGGTGACGATAAAGGAGTGA